Proteins co-encoded in one Malus sylvestris chromosome 7, drMalSylv7.2, whole genome shotgun sequence genomic window:
- the LOC126630126 gene encoding uncharacterized protein LOC126630126 produces the protein MAGSGGSDLRAPIFNGDNYEFWKIRMRTIFKSHGIGDLVEKGFEISESKDKKIGDEGSSESERVSLSDKLMKDAKALETSKGAWDILHQEFHGDKQVRSIKLQGLCRDFEYTRMRDDETLSMYLTRLLELVNQMKGYGEDLPRERLVQKLLISLTKEFDPVCYVIEQTKDIETIEVQEVIAALRGFAQRLNRHAESTIERAFSTLNLNSKGT, from the exons ATGGCTGGATCTGGTGGTAGTGATCTTCGGGCTCCAATATTCAATGGTGACAACTATGAATTTTGGAAGATTCGAATGAGAACTATTTTCAAATCACATGGAATCGGGGATTTAGTTGAAAAGGGGTTTGAAATTTCAGAATCGAAGGATAAGAAGATTGGAGATGAAGGCTCATCGGAGTCGGAGAGAGTTTCTCTGAGCGACAAGCTAATGAAGGATGCTAAGGCACTGG AGACCTCAAAGGGTGCTTGGGACATCCTACATCAGGAATTTCATGGTGATAAGCAAGTGAGATCCATCAAGTTGCAAGGTCTATGCCGTGATTTCGAGTACACAAGGATGAGGGATGATGAAACTCTGTCTATGTATCTCACTCGTCTTCTCGAGTTGGTAAATCAGATGAAGGGTTATGGGGAAGATTTACCCAGAGAACGATTAGTTCAGAAATTGCTCATAAGCTTAACTAAGGAGTTTGATCCTGTTTGTTATGTAATTGAACAAACTAAGGATATTGAAACTATTGAGGTACAAGAGGTGATTGCAGCATTAAGAGGGTTTGCACAACGCCTTAATAGGCATGCTGAGAGTACCATTGAAAGAGCTTTCAGTACTCTGAATCTGAATTCGAAAGGAACCTAA
- the LOC126630125 gene encoding AT-hook motif nuclear-localized protein 1-like yields the protein MSANGMLKKVAVIDPAHDAGVVRQEGQFKIIQMSGTFMIHDKEGTRRGAMTVHLADSDGRVLLGAVGGALIAATSVQVFIGSFTAGPHQRQRSPTKNQMWRSPGQNQT from the exons ATGTCTGCAAATGGAATGCTCAAAAAAGTTGCAGTGATTGATCCGGCTCATGACGCCGGTGTCGTAAGACAAGAG ggtcaatttaaaataattcaaatgtCTGGGACGTTTATGATACATGACAAGGAAGGAACTAGGCGTGGTGCCATGACTGTTCATTTGGCAGATTCTGATGGTCGTGTTTTACTGGGAGCTGTAGGAGGAGCTCTGATAGCTGCCACTTCTGTGCAG GTCTTCATAGGGAGCTTCACCGCAGGACCGCATCAAAGGCAGAGAAGCCCGACCAAGAACCAAATGTGGAGGAGCCCAGGGCAGAACCAAACGTGA